TATAGGtgctatattttttaattattatattccGATTCTATTAGTTTCGCAAAATAGGCTCCTATAAATAGCCGAAGCCCAATTCCTAAATTTCCCACAACAATCTCTCTAATCTCTAATCACAAAGCATAGTAACCACTTAAGAAAATATACTACTAGAGTATTTATTTTGTTCATCATTTTAAGATGGCATCAAGAGCTTTGTCATCAATTGCTATCTTCCTATGCCTCAACCTAGTGTTTTTCACTATGGTAAGTTCCCATTCTGTCCCctgtccaccaccaccatcatgtAATAGATGTACTCCACAACCACCTAGCCACGGTGGCCAAGGAGGGAACCCACCACCAGGGTCGCCTAGCCACGGTGGACAAGGAGGGAACCCACCAATGTCTCCAACACCACCATCAAAAGGAAACTGCCCCATTGATATTCTAAAGTTAGGGGTGTGTGCCAATGTGTTAGGTGGCTTGCTCGGAGTTGTTATTGGAAGTCCACCACAGAGTCAATGTTGCACTCTTCTTCAAGGGTTGGCTGATCTTGATGCAGCAGTTTGTCTTTGCACCGCTATTAAAGCTAATATCTTAGGGATTAATCTCAATGTCCCTATCTCTTTGACTTTGTTGCTCAATCAGTGTGGCAAAACTAATACCTCCGGCTTCAAATGCACTTAAATATGGATATGGACATCGATATTTAAGCTTGCCATGAAGTAATAATTACGTTACTATACTGCATGTTTTATTCAAATTTGTATACGTTTGATATTTCTTTGGTACGTGTAAGTTAGTTTTGTTGGTGATTAAGCTAGCTAGCTATAAGCTAGATAAGCCTGGCCTCCATCACTTTCACCGTTTCACGCCTAAGATTATTGTTGTAACTTCTTCATTCAAGTGACTAAATATACTTTATTTACtttctccgttccggaaatatcacaccatggttgacttttactcatttaaatattactttgactcttaatatctcaaattgtgtgcaagtaaaaattataaaaaaattaatatttagaaaatatatatcaataTGAATCTAACATAACATtaccccacatgactaaaatttccatacgtacgaatcacaaaaaatgaccaaagtcgtagtgtgaatagtgtaaaaaacaaatggtgcgatatttccggaagtgagaaagtatatatatatatatatatacaggtATTTCTTAAATAAGACATTGCAACGTATGATCATTAATCCGGAGCTACATCATAATTAGCAGCTATTAGAAGTAacttacttcctccatttttttttataattgcaccatcttggttttagcactattcgcttattcttatatagttattttttgtgatttatatgtaaggaaaaatatactcatgtgggatcttgttagattcgtttcgAAATATACtctcaaattatcaaatttttataattttttaaaatacataatgggagatattagtagttaaaataatgcattggcaagcgtgaactcccagatggtgcaattaaaaaaaatggaggaagtattaaatTAAAGTGACTTTAATATGTTTTCagcttgagtttaaacactaaGCTAGAGATAGAATTAACCTGGCTGGGGGTGGGAATCATGGTAGAGGAAAGTTGGATAATGGaaggggtaaagggaatgattgAAATGGACAAACAAAGAACAACAAAGGGTATGAGAGGTGTTGATACTCATTGATTTAACCCCGTCCTCCACACATGGtttccattttatttatttgatttgcaACGATATTAGAATGGAAGAGCTGCGTGGCCAAGGATGGTGCAATTAATGGAGACAGCTTGAGATCAGGCTGGACGTTGTGTTGTAGTGGTAGcttttgtttcttttatctCTGGGTTGGTTTTCTTATTGTTGTTgtattttgttttctttgggCTTTTGCCCCTCAATTTCACCATACCCAAAAAAGAATGGGGATCTTATGGGAATTGATATATGTCCCGTTGCTTCGGAAGGTTCGGGGGGTTGGCTCTCTGTACCATTCTGGTCGTTTCTCAGCCACATCTTGAGAGTTCCAGGCGCTCTCCGTCCAATCGGTTCCCACATTGGTGGAGGAGATCAACGAGACCTGGAATCTGTGACGCTCGATTGTGGATCCAGATCTAACCATCGCCTTGTCCTTCGGTGAGTACGACGGTCATTTCTTGAATTTTGCTCTTTGTCTATGCAAAGAAATTCGGCATTATTTTATGGTTGCGTTTAGTTGCTCCCTCGTCGTGAGTGGGGTCTGGAGATTACCGTATGAGTATGCGTCGTCCTACTCGGGTTACAGTGGACAAGTTCTGCAGATTGAGATCCACTATCTGAATAGTTGAGGTTTTCGAATAGTTGAGGTTTTCCATATTAGAAGCAAAATGGGGTATTATTCAAGGCTTTATAATATCTTCCCCATAAACGGCACCAAATTATTCCGATATAAAACAATGGGCTTTGGATTGAAGGCTCTTTCATAGTGTGGAAGATCTAGTTTGTTCTTGAGTGTTGTTAGTCAATGAATACCTGCACACGAGTAATGTTACTGGCATCGGGGTGGTTCCAAGGAAAACCCCTCCGATGCGTAAGTATGCTAGACTAGGTTCATATCAGAGAGAATTCTCTAGAGATATGTATGTGTAAAGGCAATCAATGAACGTACCTTGATATGTGTTTGTGTAGTAAATGCAACTGGACTTTACGGCCTTGGGCCGCTTATAGGAGGTGTGTAGCCTTTAGAGGGGAAGCTGATTTATGTTGTACTTAGCTAAGTGGACTTTTGAACCGCAGTCCCAATAGATAATCAATTGAGCACCCAACAATGTCTATCAGTCTATGAAGATCCATTTCATGAAGATGCATTTCCTCTGTGTTGGCCAAGCTTAGACAAAGTTCTCGTTCCTGTGCGACATCCTGCTATTAGTTAAACCATATCAGTTGCATTATTGCGAGTTCATTTGCTTTTTTATGAAAACTCCTTCATGGTGTATGCTGTATTTCGATTTCAACATACTTTCTAACGAGAATAATCAATTTATAATGTGTGTCTCCTCAACAGCCTCATCTGGAAAGTCTAGAAAGCTCAATGGACCGACACTCGGGCATTTGTCAGTAAGTACTCTACTGCTTCTAATTCGTCTTTGAATCCTGCAAACCATTTAATTCCAATTGTTTGGAGGTTTTCTAACAAACAAATAGGAACACTGTCTGGTGGAGCCCACGTGCATGGTTCACGATCTTTAAGGCTGATATTCATCCTTAACTGGAAGTTTAAGAATTAGCTTCAGTTCACCATCAGAGTCTTTAAAGAACAATATGGAGCTTTTCGATTTTACACCTAAGAGCTGTGGAAATCCACGCATTCATACGCGATAAGCCTATATTATCTGGACAGGAAAGCTTAATTGAAAGTAGGTTTGTGGATTTACAATTGTCAAGTACATGTTCCACAAGGTTCGCAAATCTAACAGGATCAGATTTACTACCCTGTAAgctaacacaaattcttatttataagggttgtacaataaatatcgtacaccagagtaaaagttaactcaaaatgcataaaagttaagcttatataggtaaaagttatctattttttagtgataaattttttcattttaataaaacttatttcttcaaaatcactaataatgtataaaattaatcattgaactctttaaaatgtttatctatcaaatttttttactaatataaaagttaatcaaaactaagttaaagttacaaaaaaatgggtaaaagttatcttggtgtacaataaatttgttgtacaccttgtgcacgcaagaccttttgGTAAGCTAATACTACTAATGCCTTTCCAAAGGTATTTCCACTTCGAAGACAAAATGCTAGTTCTAATTGCCTCTTCTGTTGGAAGGAAAGAAATTATGTGTGCAATTATATGGTTAGGTAAATTACTAATGTTGTCCAATTGTTCTAATTGCTTCTCCCTCTTCATCTCACCTTCCTGCTTAAAAGACTGCTTATATATCAATATTACTAATCGTTGATTAAATGATAAAATGCTCTGTAATGCATCAACATGTTGAAATCGAGTTAAAATGCTCACAAATTAGAGCACAACAAGCATACATCTTTTAATCCAATTATTGGCGGAATATAAATCAGATAAATTTACAAGAAATTGAACTCATGATTAAATTCCAACAATATGTTCACAACAAATTGGCTATAATAACAAAAATATCGGCTATCGGAAATCTATTACGGTTCTTGAAAGTAGGAGCAACTGAGTCTAATAATTTCAAAAATGGGGGATAATTTACAGATTAAATTGGGCCAAAAACATTGCTGGAAATTTCTCCATTTTTAGTGAACAATTTGCACAAAATTCAGCCGTAAAAGAGAAACAAAGTAAAATGAACACGTTAATTGaactgaaaagaaacaaattgAAGACTTAATTCGATTAATTGTTCCccaaatcaaaaccctaactaaAACTTAATGCGCATGCATCAAACAAGTAAATAAGTACTCCAGACTAATAAAATCAAGAACACAATTGGAATAATAATGAACAGAAAGCAGAATTGGAGATGCGAACCTGAGTAATTGATGAACTTTGAGGGTGATAGCTGATGCGAACCTCGGTCAGTCAAACTTGTTTATTGGAATAAAGTCAAACCCGAACGATTTCATGGATTTGGCTCGTAAAAAAATATTTGCACTTTTAAACTATTTGGTTTTTAAATACACTTTGTACTTCGTATCTTTTAtaagaaataaaatatttaataatagaaaaaataaattagccTTAGCTTTCTATTGGAAAAGAGCTTGAGTTGAATTAAATGGATTTAGATATttggaaaatgaaaaataataccCCGGAATATATTTTACGCATTGTTTATTTTTATCAAGCTCAAAATCAATGCAAATGGCTTGTTCGTGAATAAAGGCCGAACAAAACCACTCTTAATGAGCTAAGCTCGAAGTTCTTTATCAAGCTTAGTTCAAACAAACTAAAACTCAGCTCGACTTGACTCATTTGCAGCTCCAATTATAGATACAAGGCGGGGATTAGGCAGACATGTGGATCCGTAGATATGGGCCCAAAGACTAGTTACTAGTTAGGAATCAAAACCATCTCTTCCACAATTTTGCAGAACTGGTCTCAAGTGTAACGCGCtcatatatactccctctgtcacTAAAAGATTGCCTCAATTTCCATTTTGATTCGTCCCTTTGAATTTGTCCAATACCATTTATATTATGTGGTCCTCACATGTTTCATCTCATGcactattatttaatttattaaaaagacAAAAGTATCAACCCACTTGCTTTATTTTTGCAAACTTTAATAaagtgaaaattttaattt
This Spinacia oleracea cultivar Varoflay chromosome 6, BTI_SOV_V1, whole genome shotgun sequence DNA region includes the following protein-coding sequences:
- the LOC110795510 gene encoding pEARLI1-like lipid transfer protein 1, which translates into the protein MASRALSSIAIFLCLNLVFFTMVSSHSVPCPPPPSCNRCTPQPPSHGGQGGNPPPGSPSHGGQGGNPPMSPTPPSKGNCPIDILKLGVCANVLGGLLGVVIGSPPQSQCCTLLQGLADLDAAVCLCTAIKANILGINLNVPISLTLLLNQCGKTNTSGFKCT